A window of the Callospermophilus lateralis isolate mCalLat2 chromosome 7, mCalLat2.hap1, whole genome shotgun sequence genome harbors these coding sequences:
- the Barhl2 gene encoding barH-like 2 homeobox protein: MTTMEGASGSSFGIDTILSSASSGSPGMMNGDFRPLGEARTADFRSQATPSPCSEIDTVGTAPSSPISVTMESPEPHLVADGPQHHHHLHHSQQPPPPAPAPTQSLQPSPQQQPPPPQQQQPAAQQLGSAASAPRTSTSSFLIKDILGDSKPLAACAPYSTSVSSPHHTPKQESNAAHESFRPKLEQEDSKTKLDKREDSQSDIKCHGTKEEGDREITSSRESPPVRAKKPRKARTAFSDHQLNQLERSFERQKYLSVQDRMDLAAALNLTDTQVKTWYQNRRTKWKRQTAVGLELLAEAGNYSALQRMFPSPYFYHPSLLGSMDSTTAAAAAAAMYSSMYRTPPAPHPQLQRPLVPRVLIHGLGPGGQPALNPLSNPIPGTPHPR; the protein is encoded by the exons ATGACAACAATGGAAGGGGCCAGCGGGTCGAGTTTTGGAATAGACACGATTTTGTCCAGTGCCAGTTCTGGCAGTCCCGGCATGATGAATGGAGATTTCCGCCCGCTTGGCGAGGCGAGGACCGCGGATTTTAGGAGTCAGGCTACCCCGTCTCCCTGTTCGGAGATTGATACCGTAGGAACGGCACCTTCTTCTCCTATCTCGGTCACCATGGAGTCCCCGGAGCCGCATCTCGTAGCAGACGGGCCCCAGCATCACCACCATCTCCATCACAGCCAACAGCCGCCGCCGCCAGCCCCGGCCCCGACGCAAAGTTTGCAGCCTTCGCCCCAACagcagccgccgccgccgcagcAACAACAGCCAGCAGCCCAGCAGCTGGGCTCGGCCGCCTCGGCCCCCAGGACTTCCAcctcttcttttttaattaagGACATCTTGGGCGACAGTAAACCTCTGGCGGCGTGTGCACCCTACAGCACTAGTGTCTCCTCTCCCCACCACACCCCAAAGCAGGAGAGCAATGCAGCGCACGAGAGCTTTAGGCCAAAGCTCGAGCAGGAGGACAGCAAAACCAAACTCGACAAGCGAGAAGATTCCCAGAGCGACATCAAATGCCACG gaacaaaggaggaaggaGACCGAGAGATTACAAGTAGCCGTGAGAGTCCCCCTGTGAGAGCCAAGAAGCCTCGAAAAGCCAGGACAGCTTTCTCTGACCACCAGCTTAATCAATTGGAACGTAGCTTTGAGCGGCAGAAGTACCTGAGTGTTCAGGACCgcatggatctggcagctgcacTCAACCTTACTGACACCCAAGTCAAGACTTGGTATCAGAACCGAAG GACCAAATGGAAGAGGCAGACTGCGGTGGGCCTGGAGCTGCTGGCAGAGGCAGGGAACTACTCAGCACTGCAGAGGATGTTTCCTTCACCTTATTTCTATCACCCAAGTCTGCTGGGCAGCATGGACAGTACGACAGCCGCGGCAGCTGCAGCTGCCATGTACAGCAGCATGTACCGGACTCCTCCAGCACCCCATCCCCAGCTACAGCGGCCCCTGGTACCCCGAGTGCTCATTCATGGCCTGGGACCAGGGGGACAACCAGCCCTCAATCCCTTGTCCAATCCCATCCCAGGCACCCCACATCCCCGGTGA